DNA from Microbacterium sp. SORGH_AS_0969:
CGCGATCAGCTCAACGAATGGGGCGTGCGCATCCGCTGGTCGGGGCGCAAGCCGCGCCTGTGGGGCTCGGTCATCAAAGAGCTGCAGCACGCCGAACGGCTCACCGAGGGCAACGACGTGCTGACCCTGACGATGTGCGTCAACTACGGCGGACGGGTGGAGATCGTGGATGCCATGCGCCGCATCGGCGACGACATCGCCGCCGGCAAGCTCAAGCCCTCCGCCGTCACCGAGAAACTGATCCGCAAGAACCTCTACCAACCCGACATGCCCGACGTCGACCTGTTCGTCCGCTCCAGCGGCGAGCAGCGCACCTCGAACTTCCTGCTCTGGGAGTCGGCGTACGCCGAGATGGTCTTCCTCGACACCCTGTGGCCGGACTTCCGGCGGACGCACCTGTGGGAAGCCATCGGGCTGTACCTCTCGCGCGATCGACGGTTCGGCGGCGCGATCGACACCCCCACCGGGAAATGAATACCGCGATCGGAATAGATCGCTCACCTGAAGAGTTGTGCCCAATATGACGGATGCCATCAAGATCGACGTGTGGAGTGACATCGCCTGCCCCTGGTGCTACATCGGCAAGCGGAACCTCGAGAACGGCCTGGCCGCCACGGCCGACGACGACGACGCCCCGGTCGTCGAGATCGAGTACCACTCGTTCGAGCTCTCGCCCGACACCCCCGAGGACTTCGACGGCGGCGAGGTCGACTACCTCTCGCAGCACAAGGGCATCTCTCCCGACCAGGCACGCGAGATGCTCGATCGCGTCACCGGCGTCGCCGCCGAGGCGGGACTGGCGTATCGCTTCGACATGCTCCAGCACACCAACACCGTCAAGGCCCACGAGTTGCTGCACTTCGCGAAGGAGAACGGCAAGCAGCTGGAGCTGGCCGAGGTCCTCATGTCGGCGTACTTCCTCGAGGGCAAGCACGTGGGTCGCGACGACGACCTCGTCGCTCTGGCGGTGGAGGTCGGTCTCGACGAGGATGCCGCCCGTGAGGCGCTCGCATCGCAGCGCTACCGTGCCGCGGTCCGTGCCGACCAGGAGCAGGCGCAGCAGTTCGGGATCACGGGCGTGCCGTTCTTCGTGATCGACGGCAAGTACGGGGTGAGTGGAGCGCAGCCGGTCGAGGCGTTCAGCCAGATCGCCCGTCAGGTGTGGGGCGAGCGCCGCGAGGCATCCGCGACCGCCGACGCCTGACTTTTCCTCCACAGCGGTGTCCGCACCCGGCTTCGGCCGGAGCGGGCACCGCTGTCGCACGACGTCTGGGAGAATGAGACAGTGAACACGGCATTGGCTCCGGCGCGGACGCTCCGCATCGGCAACATCGAGCTCGACGCCCCCGTCGTCCTCGCTCCGATGGCCGGCATCACGAACACGGCGTTCCGTCGCCTGTGTCGCGAGTACGGTGCCGGGGCTGTACGTGAGCGAGATGATCACGACGCGCGCCCTCGTCGAGCGCAACGACACGACCATGCGGCTGATCCGCCACCACGAGTCCGAGACCCCGCGTTCGATCCAGCTCTACGGCGTCGATCCGGCGACGGTCGAGGCGGCCGTTCGCATCATCGTCGACGAAGACCACGCTGACCACATCGACCTCAACTTCGGCTGCCCCGTTCCGAAGGTCACCCGGCGCGGCGGCGGTGCCGCCCTCCCGTGGAAGACGTCCCTGTTCCGGGAGATCGTCGAACGGGCGGTCCGCGCGGCGGGCGACAAGCCGCTCACGGTCAAGATGCGCAAGGGCATCGACGCCGATCACCTGACCTACCTCGAGGCCGGGCGCATCGCCGAGGGAGCGGGGGTGGCATCCATCGCCCTGCACGCGCGCACCGCGAGCGAGTTCTACTCGGGCCACGCCGACTGGTCGGCGATCACGAAGCTGAAAGAGACCGTCACGAGCGTTCCCGTGCTCGGCAACGGCGACATCTGGTCGGCCGACGACGCCGCGCGCATGATGGCCGAGACGGGCTGCGACGGCGTCGTGGTCGGCCGCGGGTGTCTCGGGCGCCCGTGGCTCTTCGGCGACCTCGCCCGCGCGCTGGGTCAGCCGGGCGCCGCGCATGGCGAGCCCGTCGACGCGACCCTGGGATTCGTCGCGAGAGCCTTCCGTCGCCACGCCGAACTCCTCGTCGAGTTCTTCGAAGACGAAGGGCGCGGATGCCGCGACATCCGCAAGCACGTCGCCTGGTACTTCAAGGGGTACCCCGTCGGCGGGGAGCTGCGGGCGAGCCTCGCGACCGCGTCGACCCTCGACGAGATCGACGAACTGCTCGCGACCATGGAGCTCGACGCCCCCTACCCGGGGGCGGCGGCCGAGGGCCAGCGCGGTCGCGCGGGCACGCCGAAGCGTCCCGCGCTGCCGGACGGCTGGCTCGACTCGCGCGAGATCGGCGACGCCGCCGGCCGCGAACTCGCCGAAGCGGAGCTGCACCACAGTGGCGGCTGAGGTGACGGTGGCCTCCGCCCGCCCCCTCGGGTACGCGGATGCCGATGCCGCCCGGTTCCACGAAGAGAAGCACCGCTCGCAGCGCGACGACTTCGCGCGCGATCGTGCCCGCGTGCTGCACTCCGCGGCACTCCGGCGTCTCGCGGCGAAGACGCAGGTGCTGAGCCCCGCGAGCCCGGCCGACTTCGCGCGCAATCGCCTCACGCACTCGCTCGAGGTCGCGCAGGTCGGGCGCGAGCTCGCCACCGCGCTGCAGCTCTCACCCGACGTCGTCGACACGGCCTGCCTCAGCCACGACCTCGGTCACCCCCCGTTCGGCCACAACGGCGAGCGGGCGCTGAACGACTGGGCGTCCGACATCGGCGGCTTCGAGGGCAACGCGCAGACCCTGCGCATCCTCACGCGCCTCGAGCCCAAGGTGTTCGGCGCCGAAGGGGAGCCGTTCGGTCTCAACCTGACGCGCGCCAGCCTCGACGCCACCTGCAAATACCCGTGGACGGTCGACGAGCCCGTGCCCGACCCGGGCGGGCGTCTGAAGTTCGGCGTCTACCCCGACGACGAACCGGTCTTCCACTGGATGCGCGGGGGAGCCCCCGCCCGACAGCGCTGCATCGAGGCAGAGGTCATGGACCTCTCCGACGACATCGCGTACTCGGTGCACGATTTCGAAGACGCCGTCGTCAACCGGTACGTCGATCCCGCCCGGCTGGCATCCCGGGTCGGTCGTGAGGGGCTGCTCGACGCGATCCAGCGCTGGGTCGGGTACGACTTCGTGCGCGACGACCTCGCGCAGGCGCTCGACCGGCTCATGGCCATGCCCGAGTGGATCCACTCCTTCGACGGCACGCGCCCCGCTCTCGCCCGGCTGAAGAACCTCACCTCCGACCTCATCGGACGCTTCGCGCGCGCCGCGACCGCGGCCACGCGCGAGGCCTACCCGGCCGACGAGCTCACGCGCTACCGCGCGCGCGTCATCGTCCCCGCCGAGGTCGAGACCGAGATGGCCGTGCTGAAGGGCATCATCGGCGCGACCGTGGTCTCGATCGACGGCCGCAAGGTTCTGTACCGCGAGCAGCGGAACGTGCTCAAGCGCTTGGCATCCGCCCTCTGGGAGAACCCGGGAGCCCTCGACGCGTTGCACGCCCCCGATTTCGCCGCCGCGGCGGACGACACCGCTCGCCGCCGGGTCGTCGTCGACCAGGTCGCGAGCCTGACCGACCAACTCGCGATCGCCTGGCACAACCGTCTGGTGGGACAGGTGGATGCCGCGGAGCTCGGCGTCTGGGCCCCCGGATCCGGTGCGCCCCGCGGGGCGGATGCCTGATGGCCCGCATCCGCCAGTCCGACATCGACGAGGTCAAAGCGCGGGTCAACATCGCCGACGTCGTCGGTGAGCGCGTCGCGCTGAAGTCCGCCGGCGTCGGATCGATGAAGGGGCTCTGCCCGTTCCACGACGAACGCAGCCCCAGCTTCCACGTCCGGCCGCAGGTCGGGTACTACCACTGCTTCGGGTGCGGCGAATCGGGCGACGTCTACTCGTTCCTCCGGGCGATGGACCACGTCTCGTTCACCGAGGCCGTGGAGCGGATGGCCGCGCGCGTCGGCTACACCCTCCACTACGAGGACGGCGGCCCCGCGCCCGAGACCACCGGTCGTTCGCGCCTGTACGCCGCCAACGCGGCGGCCGCCGAGTACTTCCGTGCCCAGCTCATGACCCCCGAGGCTGAGACGGGACGACGCTTCCTGGGCGACCGCGGCTTCGACGCGGGCGCCGCGGCGCACTTCGGCGTCGGTTATGCACCGAAAGGCTGGTCGCACCTCATGGACCACCTCCTCGCGCAGAAGTTCACGCGCGAGGAGCTGTTGCAGGCGGGCCTC
Protein-coding regions in this window:
- a CDS encoding DsbA family protein, whose product is MTDAIKIDVWSDIACPWCYIGKRNLENGLAATADDDDAPVVEIEYHSFELSPDTPEDFDGGEVDYLSQHKGISPDQAREMLDRVTGVAAEAGLAYRFDMLQHTNTVKAHELLHFAKENGKQLELAEVLMSAYFLEGKHVGRDDDLVALAVEVGLDEDAAREALASQRYRAAVRADQEQAQQFGITGVPFFVIDGKYGVSGAQPVEAFSQIARQVWGERREASATADA
- a CDS encoding deoxyguanosinetriphosphate triphosphohydrolase, which produces MTVASARPLGYADADAARFHEEKHRSQRDDFARDRARVLHSAALRRLAAKTQVLSPASPADFARNRLTHSLEVAQVGRELATALQLSPDVVDTACLSHDLGHPPFGHNGERALNDWASDIGGFEGNAQTLRILTRLEPKVFGAEGEPFGLNLTRASLDATCKYPWTVDEPVPDPGGRLKFGVYPDDEPVFHWMRGGAPARQRCIEAEVMDLSDDIAYSVHDFEDAVVNRYVDPARLASRVGREGLLDAIQRWVGYDFVRDDLAQALDRLMAMPEWIHSFDGTRPALARLKNLTSDLIGRFARAATAATREAYPADELTRYRARVIVPAEVETEMAVLKGIIGATVVSIDGRKVLYREQRNVLKRLASALWENPGALDALHAPDFAAAADDTARRRVVVDQVASLTDQLAIAWHNRLVGQVDAAELGVWAPGSGAPRGADA
- a CDS encoding isoprenyl transferase codes for the protein MTPKPFTHRDAVPYRPLDWTGEYPPTYPKGSVPEHVAIVMDGNGRWANRQGLTRVEGHRAGEAALLDVVAGAIQAGVKHLSVYAFSTENWSRSPDEVRFLMGFNREVLHRRRDQLNEWGVRIRWSGRKPRLWGSVIKELQHAERLTEGNDVLTLTMCVNYGGRVEIVDAMRRIGDDIAAGKLKPSAVTEKLIRKNLYQPDMPDVDLFVRSSGEQRTSNFLLWESAYAEMVFLDTLWPDFRRTHLWEAIGLYLSRDRRFGGAIDTPTGK